A stretch of DNA from Streptomyces gobiensis:
CTCCATCTCCCGGCGGCGCAGCGAGATCTTGCCGAGACCGTCGGCGTCCTCGGTGAGGGAGCAGACCAGATTGGCGCGCCGCCACTCGCGGTCCATTTCGGGGTAGTCATCGCGGGTGTGGCCGCCACGGGACTCGGTGCGGTTGAGCGCGGCACGCGCCACGCACTCGCTGACCAGCAGCATGTTCCGCAGATCGAGGGCCAGATGCCAGCCCGGGTTGTACTGCCGGTGGCCCTCGACACCGGCCCGCCGCGCCCGCAGCCGCAGCTCGGCCAGCTTGTCCAGGGCCTGACCCATCTCGGATTCCCGCCGGATGATGCCGACGAGATCGTTCATGGTCTGCTGCAGCTCCTGGTGGACCGAGTACGGGTTCTCGGCGGGCGTATCCGGCTCCGGTGCCTCCGCGCTGAACGGGCGCAGCGCCTCGGCTGCCGCCTTGTCGATCTGGTCCTGGGAGACCGTGGGCCGGTCGTCGCCGGTCAGGACCGCCGCGTGCTGGGCGGCGTAGAGACCGGCCCGGCGGCCGAAGACCAGCAGATCGGAGAGGGAGTTGCCACCCAGCCGATTGGAGCCGTGCATACCGCCCGCGACCTCGCCCGCCGCGAAGAGTCCGGGTACGCCGGTGGCCGCGGCCGTATCGGGGTCGACCTCCACACCGCCCATGACGTAGTGGCAGGTCGGTCCGACCTCCATGGGTGTCGCGGTGATGTCCACATCCGCCAGCTCCTTGAACTGGTGGTACATCGACGGCAGCCGCTGTCTGATCTGTTCGGCGGGCATCCGGTCCGACACATCCAGGAAGACCCCGCCGTGCGGGGAGCCACGCCCGGCCTTGACCTCGGTGTTGATGGCGCGGGCCACCTCATCGCGGGGCAGCAGCTCCGGTGGACGGCGGTTGTTGTCCGGGTCCTCGTACCAGCGGTCGGCCTCGTCCTCGGTCTCGGCGTACTTGTCCTTGAAGACCTCCGGGATGTAGTCGAACATGAACCGCTTGCCGTCGCTGTTCTGCAGCACCCCGCCGTCGCCGCGCACCGACTCGGTGACCAGGATTCCCTTGACCGAGGGCGGCCAGACCATCCCGGTCGGATGGAACTGCACGAACTCCATGTTGATCAGCGATGCCCCGGCCAGCAGCGCCAGCGCGTGTCCGTCGCCGGTGTACTCCCAGGAGTTCGAGGTCACCTTGAAGGACTTGCCGATGCCGCCGGTGGCCAGCACCACGGCCGGTGACTCGATGACGAAGAAGCGGCCGGACTCGCGGTCGTAGCAGAAGACGCCCGCGACACGCTCGCCCTCCTTGAGTACCCGGGTCACCGTGCACTCCTGGAAGACCTTCAGCCGGGCCTCGTAGTCGCCCGACTCCTGGAAGTCCTCCTGCTGCAGCGCGACGGTCTTCTGCTGCAGGGTGCGGATCATTTCCAGACCGGTCCGGTCACCGACATGCGCCAGGCGGGCGTACTCGTGCCCGCCGAAGTTGCGCTGGGAGATCTTTCCGTCCTTCGTACGGTCGAAGAGCGCTCCCCAGGTCTCCAGCTCCCACACCCGGTCCGGCGACTCCTGGGCGTGCAGTTCCGCCATCCGCCACTGGTTGAGGAACTTTCCGCCGCGCATGGTGTCGCGGAAGTGCACCCGCCAGTTGTCGCCCTCGTTGACATTGCCCATGCTGGCCGCGATGCCGCCTTCGGCCATCACCGTATGGGCCTTGCCGAAGAGCGATTTACAGATCACCGCGGTACGCAGGCCCTGCTCGCGGGCCTCGATGGCGGCCCGTAGCCCGGCACCGCCCGCGCCGACGATGACCACGTCCCACTGCTGTCGTTCCACCTGTGCCATTGCTCGTGCATCCCTCTCAGAAGAGCTGCGGATCGGTGAACGCCCCGGTCGCCAGCAGATAGACATAGAAGTCGGCGAGGGCCAGGCTGATCAGCGACGCCCAGGCCAGCTCCATATGCCGGCCGTTGAGCTTGCTGGTCCAGCTCCACAGCCGGTAGCGCACCGGGTGCTTGGAGAAGCTCCGCAGGCGGCCGCCCATGATGTGGCGGCAGGAGTGGCAGGAAATGGTGTATCCCCAGACCAGCACGATGTTGACCAAAAGGATGACCGTGCCCAGACCCATGTGCCCCCACTCGTACTCCGCGTTCCGGAAGCCGAGCAGGGCGTCGTAGCTGAGGATGACCGCGATCAGCGCGGCCGCGTAGAGGAAATAGCGGTGGCTGTTCTGCAGGATCAGCGGGAAGCGGGTCTCACCGGTGTACTTCTTGTGCGGCTCGGCCACCGCGCAGGCGGCCGGTGCGGCCCAGAAGCCCCGGTAGTAGGCCTTGCGGTAGTAATAGCAGGTCAGCCGGAAGCCCAGCGGGAGGACCAGGAAGATCAGGGCGGGGGACAGGGTCCACCAGTCGCCGAAGAGGGGAAAATTGGGTCCCGCCTTCATCGGCTGACAGTTCTCGGCGAGACAGGGTGAGTAGAAGGGCGAGACATAGGGCGCCGCGTAGTAGTGGGCGTTCGCGAACGCCCGCCAGGTCGCGTACACGATGAAGGCGAGCAGCCCCAGGGCGGTGACTCCAGGGGCGAGCCACCAGCGGTCGGTGCGCAGGTGCCCTTCGGCGATGGCGGGGCGCGCGCCCTCGCGCACACCGCCGGCCGGCGGTTCAGGTCGGGTGTCAGTGGCCAACGGGTTCTCCGGGGGAGGGGACGGGGACGGTGGACGGCGTCCCGCTGCTAAGGGGCGTGGTGGTCGCGGTGCCCGATTCCCTCGTCGTCGGTGTCGGTCCACAGCGAGCTCTTGTACGGATCGTCCGGAATGATGACCATCTCCGGCGGTGAGCCGGTGCGTGCCTGCGGTGCGGATTCGATGAGCAGGGCGATGCTCTCGCGCAGATGGTTCGCGTCCGTCCGCACCCGCCGGATCTCCAGTCCGCTGCCGACTTCCTGCTCCAATCGGTCCACGCGTCGTACGAGGTCGTCGATGCAACGCCGGGCCGCAGTCAACTCATCCTGCAATGTCATGACTTGCCCACCTCCGAAGGTGTGGCTGGGGGTGACCTTGGGAGTGTCGCGCGTCACACGGGCTATGGGAAGGGTGCCGCACCGGATTGCACCGCATGGGTGAGGCGGGGCGGCAGGCAGCGCCCAACCGGGTGGCTTATCGAGGCAGCCCGCCGTGTCGGCGAGCCGGTGTGTGACGGCTCACCTTCCATGGTTCCACATAGATGTGATGAGCCGCCGATGCCCCCAAAGGTGTACCGGGCGGGCGCCAGCTCCGGAGGTAAACAGCCATGCCAGGCGTGCCAGCCATCGACACCGCCGCGCGGCGCTGCGCGGCCGTACTCGCGGTGGGCCTTCTGCTCCCGCCCGTACTGGCCGGATGCGGCGGAAGCGAGGACACCAGCGAGGGCAAGAGCGGGGCGGCCCGCGACGTAGCGGTCACCGCCCGGGACCGGCTGGCCGACGGGGGCACCCTGCGCTGGGCGGTGGACGCGATGCCGGCCACCCTCAACGCGTTCCAGACCGACGCCGACGAGACCACGGACCGGATCGCGGACGCCACGTTGCCCGCCCTCTTCACCCTGGACAGCCGGGCCAAGCCGCAGCTCAACCGGGACTACCTCGAATCGGCTGAGGTGACGGAGCGGGAGCCACATCAGACGGTTGTCTACACGCTCAGCCCCAAGGCCCGCTGGAGCGACGGGAAGCCCATCGGCCTGGCGGACTTCCGCGCCCAGTGGAAGGCCCTGGGCGGCTCGAACAATGCGTACTGGACCGCGCGTAACGCCGGCTACGACCGGATCCACAAGGTGGAGAAGGGGGACAAGCCCCGCCAGGTGAAGGTCACCTTCGCCCGCCCGTACAGCGACTGGCAGTCCCTCTTCACCCCGCTCTATCCCAGGCCCGTGATGGGCAAACCCAAGGCATTCAACGACGACACCCGCACCAGGCTCGCCGTCTCGGGCGGCCCCTTCCGGCTCAAGGGCGGCAAGCTGGACCACAAGGCGGACGAGATCGCCCTGGAGCGCAACCCCAAGTGGTGGGGGCAGCCGGCGAAGCTCGATGAGATCGTGCTGACCGCAATCGACCAGAAGAAGCGGGGCAAGGCGCTCGCCCGGGGAAAGCTCGATCTCGCGGAGATCGAGCCACCGGTCATGAAGAAGATCGTGGCCGCCAGCGACCCCAGGAGAGACCCCGCCAAGAACCCCGCCGGGAACAACGAGGAAAACGAACGGAAGGGGGAGAAGAAGGCCCAGGCCGAGCGGAAGAAACTGCGCGGCTATGCCGTCCGCCGCGCCTACGATCCCGCTTACACCCAGCTGGCCCTCAACGGCGCCTCGGGGCCGCTCCGGGACGAGCGGGTCCGCCGCGGCATCGCCCGCGCGCTGGACCGCAAGAAGCTTGCCGAAGCCGCACTCGACCCGGCTGGTCTGCCCGGCAAGGCACTCGGCAGCCACCTGCGGATGTTCGACCAGGACGGCTACCACGACAACAGCGGCGCCATCGGCGAGGCGAGCAGGGAGTCGGCCTCGGCACTGCTCGCCGAAGCGGGCTGGCGGGGCGGCCCGTCCGTGGACTCCGGGCAGGGCGACGCCCAGGAGGACGCCAAGCGGGATGACTCAACCGGCCGCGCCCCCGTGTTCACCGCCCTCACCCACAGCGCCGCGATCGGCCATGCCGCCGTGCTGCGGCAGGTCGCTCACGCCGATGCCCGGGCGGCCAAGACGGCCGAAGAGAACTTCAGCGAGGACGCGGAGGAGCGGCTGAAGACCGCCAGAGCCTCGATGAAGAAGGCCGAGAAGGCCGAAGCCGCGCTCGGCGAGTTCCTGGGCGGGCTGCTGCGGGCCGAGGGCGGCCTCGTACGGAAGAAGGAGGGCAAGGAGCTGGAGCTGCGGATGGTGCTGCCCGCCGGTGACGGCTCCAAGGAGATCCGGCACACCGGCGAGCGGATCGTGCGGATGCTGGACAAGGTCGGCGTGCGCGCGAAGATCACCCAGGTCAGGGATGAGGCGTTCTTCAAGGACCACATCGCCTCCGGCGACTTCGACCTGGCCCTCTACTCCTGGCCCGCCAGTGCCTACCCCATCACCGACGCCCGGCCGATCTTCGCCAAGCCCGAGCCCGCCGCCGATGGCTCACTGCTCATCGAGCAGAACTACACCAGGGTCGGCACCGACCAGATCGACCACCTCTTCGAGCAGGCGGCGGGCGAGCTCGATGAGCGCGCCAAGCGTGATCTGATCAAGCGGATCGACGCCCGGGTCTGGGCCACCGCCGGTTCCATCCCGCTCTACCAGCGCCCCCAGCTGGTGGCCGCCGACAAGAAGCTCGGAAACGTCGGCGCCTTCGGCTTTGAGACCCCCCGCTACCAGGACATCGGCTACGTGAAGTAGCCAGCGATCACGCTCTGACCGGCCCGACGCGACCGTTGTCGGCTCGGGCCGTACCATGGAGGTTCAGGCCGTGGCGATAACGACAGGATCAGCCCGGCGGGCGCGCGACCACTCCGGTCGCGCCGCCATCCACGAACCCGGGAGAAGCGCCGCAGCATGCCCACGCGCCACGACATCCGTAACGTCGCCATCGTCGCCCATGTCGACCACGGCAAGACGACCCTCGTTGACGCCATGCTCAAGCAGGCTGGCGCCTTCGCCGCCCACCAGCTGGAGTCCGTCGACGACCGCATGATGGACTCCAACGACCTGGAGCGCGAGAAGGGCATCACCATTCTCGCGAAGAACACCGCCGTCAAGTACCACCCCAAGGACGGCGGCGACCCCATCACCATCAACATCATCGATACCCCGGGCCACGCCGACTTCGGCGGTGAGGTCGAGCGCGGTCTGTCCATGGTCGACGCCGTGGTGCTGCTGGTCGACGCGTCCGAGGGCCCGCTTCCGCAGACCCGCTTCGTCCTGCGCAAGGCGCTGGAAGCCCGGCTGCCGGTCATCCTCTGCATCAACAAGACCGACCGGCCCGACTCCCGTATCGCCGAGGTGGTCGACGACACCTACGCGCTCTTCCTGGACCTGGACGCGGACGAGGAGCAGATCGAGTTCCCCATCGTCTACGCCTGTGCCCGTGACGGCATCGCCTCGCTGACCCAGCCCGCGGACGGCTCCGTCCCGGCCGACAGCGACAGCCTGGAGCCCTTCTTCACCACGCTCCTGGAGACCGTCCCGGCCCCGACGTACGAGGAGGGTGCCCCGCTCCAGGCGCATGTCACCAACCTCGACGCGGACAACTTCCTCGGCCGTATCGCGCTGTGCCGGGTCCAGCACGGCACCCTGCGCAAGGGCCAGACCGTCGCCTGGATGAAGCGCGACGGTGAGGTACGCAGCGTCCGCATCACCGAGCTGCTGATGACCGACGCGCTCACCCGTAAGCCCGCCGAGGAGGCCGGCCCGGGCGACATCTGCGCGGTCGCCGGTATCGCCGACATCATGATCGGCGAGACCCTCGCCGACCCGGAGAACCCGGTCGCGCTGCCGCTGATCAAGGTCGATGAGCCGGCCATCTCGATGACCATCGGCACCAACACCTCACCGCTGGTCGGCAAGGGCGGCAAGGGCCACAAGGTCACCGCCCGGCTGGTCAAGGACCGGCTCGACAGGGAGCTCATCGGCAATGTCTCGCTGCGCGTGCTGCCGACCGAGCGCCCGGACGCCTGGGAGGTGCAGGGCCGCGGTGAGCTCGCGCTGGCCATCCTCGTCGAGACGATGCGCCGGGAGGGCTTCGAGCTGACGGTCGGCAAGCCCGAGGTCGTCACCAAGGAGATCGACGGCAAGGTACACGAGCCGATCGAGCGGATGACGATCGACGCCCCCGAGGAGCACCTGGGCGCGATCACCCAGCTGATGGCCTCCCGCAAGGGCCGGATGGAGACCATGACCAACCATGGCTCCGGCTGGGTCCGGATGGAGTTCATGGTCCCGTCCCGTGGCCTCATCGGCTTCCGGACCGAGTTCCTGACCGAGACCCGCGGCACCGGTATCGCGCACTCCATCTCCGAGGGCCATGAGCCGTGGTTCGGCGAGCTGCGCACCCGGCACAGCGGTTCGCTGGTCGCCGACCGGTCGGGGGTCGCCACACCGTTCGCCATGATGAACCTCCAGGAGCGCGGCACGATCTTTGTCGAGCCGGGCACCGAGGTCTACGAAGGCATGATCGTCGGTGAGAACTCACGCTCCGACGATATGGACGTGAACATCACCAAGGAGAAGAAGCTCACCAACATGCGCGCCGCCTCGGCCGACACCACGGAAAACCTGGTGCCGCCGCGGAAGCTCTCCCTGGAACAGTCCCTGGAGTTCTGCCGCGAGGACGAGTGCATAGAGGTCACCCCCGAGACGGTGCGTATACGCAAGGTGAAGCTGGACCAGCGCGAACGCGCCCGCGCCGCGTCCCGCGCAAAGCGCTGAGGCCTGTCAGACAACGCGATGAGGCGCGGTGCCCTTTCGGGGCACCGCGCCTCATCGCGTTATCGCGTCCGAGCCATCACCGGGGCAGCGTGGCCAGGCAAGCCCTTCCTCATATCTAGCTCAATTGCGTAGCAGCGGAGGTCCATCCTTCCCTAGATTGCAAGACTGACTGTCAACCCTGCGCGCGGGCAAGGCAGCAGGTGCTGCGCATAAGGCGGCTGGCCTGTGCAACCGGAACCCCTTGCTCAAGCGTCGCGGTTGATGACCAATACGGCTCACTATGACCATCTCCCTGGAGGAAGAAGATGAGCCAGTCTTACGGGGAACCCGGCCTTCCTGACCGCGTCAGAGTGCGCGTCGCGGGACCAGCCGGGCGTATGTCTTCGGGCAGGCGGTGCGTACGCGGCGCCTGGAGGTCGGCATGACGCAGAATCAGCTCGCTGCGGGGGCGGGCATGAGTCAGGCGGCCATCTCACGTCTGGAGCACGGCACATGCATACCGACGATTCCGCTGCTCACCAGGCTTGCGGAGGCGCTGGGCTCCAGCCTCAGCGTGTCAATCGGACCGACCGCGGAGGTG
This window harbors:
- a CDS encoding helix-turn-helix domain-containing protein, coding for MRTRRLEVGMTQNQLAAGAGMSQAAISRLEHGTCIPTIPLLTRLAEALGSSLSVSIGPTAEVKVVFGERQTAAPVAGCGAEQLR
- a CDS encoding ABC transporter family substrate-binding protein, which translates into the protein MPGVPAIDTAARRCAAVLAVGLLLPPVLAGCGGSEDTSEGKSGAARDVAVTARDRLADGGTLRWAVDAMPATLNAFQTDADETTDRIADATLPALFTLDSRAKPQLNRDYLESAEVTEREPHQTVVYTLSPKARWSDGKPIGLADFRAQWKALGGSNNAYWTARNAGYDRIHKVEKGDKPRQVKVTFARPYSDWQSLFTPLYPRPVMGKPKAFNDDTRTRLAVSGGPFRLKGGKLDHKADEIALERNPKWWGQPAKLDEIVLTAIDQKKRGKALARGKLDLAEIEPPVMKKIVAASDPRRDPAKNPAGNNEENERKGEKKAQAERKKLRGYAVRRAYDPAYTQLALNGASGPLRDERVRRGIARALDRKKLAEAALDPAGLPGKALGSHLRMFDQDGYHDNSGAIGEASRESASALLAEAGWRGGPSVDSGQGDAQEDAKRDDSTGRAPVFTALTHSAAIGHAAVLRQVAHADARAAKTAEENFSEDAEERLKTARASMKKAEKAEAALGEFLGGLLRAEGGLVRKKEGKELELRMVLPAGDGSKEIRHTGERIVRMLDKVGVRAKITQVRDEAFFKDHIASGDFDLALYSWPASAYPITDARPIFAKPEPAADGSLLIEQNYTRVGTDQIDHLFEQAAGELDERAKRDLIKRIDARVWATAGSIPLYQRPQLVAADKKLGNVGAFGFETPRYQDIGYVK
- a CDS encoding fumarate reductase/succinate dehydrogenase flavoprotein subunit, whose translation is MAQVERQQWDVVIVGAGGAGLRAAIEAREQGLRTAVICKSLFGKAHTVMAEGGIAASMGNVNEGDNWRVHFRDTMRGGKFLNQWRMAELHAQESPDRVWELETWGALFDRTKDGKISQRNFGGHEYARLAHVGDRTGLEMIRTLQQKTVALQQEDFQESGDYEARLKVFQECTVTRVLKEGERVAGVFCYDRESGRFFVIESPAVVLATGGIGKSFKVTSNSWEYTGDGHALALLAGASLINMEFVQFHPTGMVWPPSVKGILVTESVRGDGGVLQNSDGKRFMFDYIPEVFKDKYAETEDEADRWYEDPDNNRRPPELLPRDEVARAINTEVKAGRGSPHGGVFLDVSDRMPAEQIRQRLPSMYHQFKELADVDITATPMEVGPTCHYVMGGVEVDPDTAAATGVPGLFAAGEVAGGMHGSNRLGGNSLSDLLVFGRRAGLYAAQHAAVLTGDDRPTVSQDQIDKAAAEALRPFSAEAPEPDTPAENPYSVHQELQQTMNDLVGIIRRESEMGQALDKLAELRLRARRAGVEGHRQYNPGWHLALDLRNMLLVSECVARAALNRTESRGGHTRDDYPEMDREWRRANLVCSLTEDADGLGKISLRRREMESIRHDLLELFDKDELVKYLTDEELTTE
- the typA gene encoding translational GTPase TypA, producing MPTRHDIRNVAIVAHVDHGKTTLVDAMLKQAGAFAAHQLESVDDRMMDSNDLEREKGITILAKNTAVKYHPKDGGDPITINIIDTPGHADFGGEVERGLSMVDAVVLLVDASEGPLPQTRFVLRKALEARLPVILCINKTDRPDSRIAEVVDDTYALFLDLDADEEQIEFPIVYACARDGIASLTQPADGSVPADSDSLEPFFTTLLETVPAPTYEEGAPLQAHVTNLDADNFLGRIALCRVQHGTLRKGQTVAWMKRDGEVRSVRITELLMTDALTRKPAEEAGPGDICAVAGIADIMIGETLADPENPVALPLIKVDEPAISMTIGTNTSPLVGKGGKGHKVTARLVKDRLDRELIGNVSLRVLPTERPDAWEVQGRGELALAILVETMRREGFELTVGKPEVVTKEIDGKVHEPIERMTIDAPEEHLGAITQLMASRKGRMETMTNHGSGWVRMEFMVPSRGLIGFRTEFLTETRGTGIAHSISEGHEPWFGELRTRHSGSLVADRSGVATPFAMMNLQERGTIFVEPGTEVYEGMIVGENSRSDDMDVNITKEKKLTNMRAASADTTENLVPPRKLSLEQSLEFCREDECIEVTPETVRIRKVKLDQRERARAASRAKR